A part of Paenibacillus sp. sptzw28 genomic DNA contains:
- the yfmF gene encoding EF-P 5-aminopentanol modification-associated protein YfmF: MTKSAFERGQHNRIRLHVLPTKRFKTFSISLYAGLPLTEETVTPVALIPFVLRRGTASTPETIAFRERLDDLYGAGFGFDVYKRGDSQIVQFRMDVINDRFVSSNQPLLASSLKLLGEVLTDPAAENGQLRGKYVDAEKVTLRKRLESIINDKIRYAAERCLEEMCHDEPYRLHPLGKLEDIDAITPASLTAMYHRWLSEAALDLYVVGDTSLEEVKSLVSEAFQLDKGQPASYGRPASARAVDKVRNVIERMDVSQGKLNMGLRVHTSYADDDYPAALMYNGILGGYPHSKLFLNVREKASLAYYAASRLDGHKGICTIQSGIEIANFERATEIIEKQLEGMRTGSYSDLEMNQTKAMIANHLRELQDSANEMIGFDFNAVLSGRERSTDELLAQVKAVTAEQIAAVARKTELDTIYFLRDGKEG; this comes from the coding sequence GTGACCAAATCTGCATTTGAACGAGGACAGCATAACCGTATCAGGCTGCATGTTTTACCTACCAAACGCTTTAAGACGTTTTCCATTTCGCTGTATGCCGGCTTGCCGCTAACCGAAGAGACGGTTACGCCAGTAGCCTTAATTCCTTTCGTATTAAGACGCGGGACCGCTTCAACTCCGGAAACGATTGCTTTCCGCGAACGGCTCGACGATTTATATGGAGCGGGGTTCGGATTCGATGTGTACAAGCGGGGAGACTCCCAGATCGTTCAGTTCCGGATGGATGTCATTAACGACCGGTTCGTTTCTTCGAATCAGCCTTTGCTGGCCTCGTCCTTGAAGCTTCTCGGGGAAGTGTTGACCGATCCGGCTGCGGAGAACGGACAACTTCGCGGCAAATACGTCGATGCTGAGAAAGTGACTTTACGCAAGCGATTGGAATCTATAATTAATGATAAAATCCGCTATGCCGCCGAACGATGCCTGGAAGAAATGTGTCATGACGAACCGTACAGACTCCACCCGCTTGGTAAGCTGGAAGATATCGATGCCATCACGCCAGCATCGCTAACGGCGATGTATCACAGATGGTTGTCGGAAGCGGCATTGGATTTATATGTAGTAGGCGACACGTCGCTTGAAGAAGTGAAGTCGCTTGTATCGGAAGCCTTTCAGCTCGACAAGGGCCAGCCTGCTTCATATGGCAGACCGGCGTCCGCAAGAGCGGTCGACAAGGTCCGTAACGTGATTGAACGAATGGATGTAAGTCAGGGAAAGCTCAATATGGGCTTACGCGTGCATACATCTTATGCGGATGACGATTATCCGGCTGCACTTATGTATAACGGCATTCTGGGCGGGTACCCGCACTCGAAGCTGTTCTTGAATGTCAGGGAAAAAGCGAGTCTGGCTTATTATGCCGCATCGAGGCTGGACGGCCATAAAGGTATTTGCACGATACAATCCGGTATTGAGATTGCTAATTTCGAGCGTGCTACGGAAATTATCGAAAAGCAGCTTGAAGGAATGCGAACCGGTTCTTACAGCGATTTGGAGATGAACCAGACCAAAGCGATGATAGCCAATCATCTGCGGGAGCTGCAGGATTCTGCCAATGAAATGATCGGGTTCGATTTCAATGCGGTATTGTCAGGGCGCGAACGATCGACGGATGAACTGCTTGCGCAGGTGAAGGCAGTGACTGCGGAACAAATCGCCGCGGTAGCGCGCAAAACAGAGCTGGATACGATTTATTTCCTGCGCGACGGGAAGGAGGGGTAA
- the sleB gene encoding spore cortex-lytic enzyme, whose product MRNRLITVTIVIVLLLFGAFTLKHADSEKTAETFSRATLKVGSSGKDVVELQGRLKYLGYFDGEIDGDFGWSTRKAVTWFQWKFGLKSDGIVAGKTKVKLWEATKNWKPTAADVPGGSKTEARAGNVTKSTRLGLSANDLKLMANAVYGEARGEPYVGQVAVAAVILNRLSSPSFPHSISGVIFQPGAFTAVADGQIWLTPNKNAKKAVEDAINGWDPTGGCIYYFNPVTATSKWIWSRPQVKTIGKHIFCM is encoded by the coding sequence ATGAGAAATCGTTTAATTACGGTGACCATCGTCATCGTCCTTCTATTGTTCGGCGCGTTTACGCTTAAGCATGCAGACAGCGAAAAAACGGCCGAAACCTTTAGTCGCGCAACATTAAAAGTAGGTTCTTCGGGAAAAGACGTCGTTGAACTGCAGGGTCGGCTCAAGTACTTGGGTTACTTCGACGGAGAAATTGACGGCGATTTCGGTTGGTCTACCCGCAAGGCCGTCACATGGTTTCAGTGGAAATTCGGTCTAAAATCAGACGGTATTGTGGCCGGGAAAACAAAGGTGAAGCTTTGGGAAGCTACGAAAAACTGGAAACCAACGGCTGCGGACGTACCGGGGGGAAGCAAGACGGAGGCGCGCGCCGGCAATGTCACGAAATCAACCAGACTCGGCTTATCCGCTAACGATTTGAAGCTGATGGCGAATGCCGTTTACGGAGAGGCTCGAGGCGAGCCGTATGTCGGGCAGGTAGCTGTAGCAGCCGTAATCTTAAACCGTCTAAGTTCACCCAGCTTTCCCCATTCGATATCGGGAGTCATTTTTCAGCCGGGAGCATTCACGGCAGTTGCCGACGGTCAAATTTGGCTCACACCCAACAAGAACGCAAAGAAAGCGGTGGAAGATGCTATTAACGGCTGGGATCCCACCGGAGGCTGCATCTATTATTTCAATCCTGTAACAGCCACGTCCAAATGGATTTGGTCCCGTCCTCAGGTTAAAACCATCGGAAAACATATTTTTTGTATGTAG